A section of the Schistosoma haematobium chromosome ZW, whole genome shotgun sequence genome encodes:
- the EDC4 gene encoding enhancer of mRNA decapping 4, variant 3 (EggNog:ENOG410INFJ~COG:S) yields MVNRDCQFIILKVKVINVGLVVELLQNHFSQDVQSEVSTSWSEKQLIDAIEGCTADSLYYAELSDHSDAITALSLSRDATCLGSASLDGKVCIYSLVSRMAGNMKYKLRPIHVFSPHGGLPLYALIFLDNVLHNDESITWSYLLTGAESNREIRLWSCYDWSCLQVIQFCSVIPSTDLLKSLNISLSKSSIILAVDQSASFLIATDVTRRVLYTLELAVVKDVLVSSDNERSLSSSSSSMLSVSKKICCFISIGEFLLTTPCLLFALGPSSRKAKTGVG; encoded by the exons ATGGTGAATAGAGATtgtcaatttattattttaaaggtaAAAGTTATAAATGTGGGTTTAGTTgttgaacttcttcagaatcaCTTTTCACAAGATGTTCAGTCGGAAGTATCAACGTCTTGGAGTGAAAAACAACTTATTGATGCCATAGAAGGATGTACAGCAGATTCATTATATTATGCTGAGTTATCGGATCATTCTGATGCGATTACTGCTTTGTCATTAAGTCGTGATGCTACTTGTTTGGGTTCTGCCAGTCTGGACGGTAAAGTTTGTATATATTCCTTAGTTAGTCGAATGGCTGGCAATATGAAGTATAAACTGAG GCCAATTCATGTATTTTCTCCTCATGGTGGACTACCATTGTATGCTTTAATATTTCTGGACAACGTGTTGCATAATGATGAAAG TATAACATGGAGTTATCTTTTAACCGGTGCAGAGTCTAATCGTGAAATACGTCTTTGGTCATGTTACGATTGGTCCTGTCTACAAGTTATACAGTTTTGTTCTGTGATACCCAGTACAGATTTACTAAAatctttaaatatttcattatcgaAATCGAGCATAATATTAGCTGTTGATCAATCCGCCTCTTTTCTAATTGCCACTGATGTAACACGAAGA GTACTGTATACACTTGAATTGGCCGTTGTAAAAGATGTTCTTGTTTCAAGTGATAACGAAAGGTCGTTGTCCTCTTCATCGTCATCAATGTTATCAGTATCGAAGAAGATATGCTGTTTCATTTCTATTGGAGAATTTCTATTGACAACACCGTGTCTGTTGTTTGCTTTAGGTCCTTCTTCAAGGAAAGCTAAAACTGGTGTAGGTTAG